A DNA window from Xanthomonas campestris pv. campestris str. ATCC 33913 contains the following coding sequences:
- a CDS encoding IS3 family transposase (programmed frameshift): MSSKRYTDEFKIEAVRQVTDRGFKVAEVAERLGVTTHSLYAWLRTFGKSGVVHRAEVDQSAEVRRLKAELRRVTEERDIPKKGRRVLCQGVKAKYAFMQAHCEEFRVCAMCRVLRVNRSGYYAWLCSPNSERAKEDDRLLGLIKHHWLASGSVYGHRKITTDLRDLGERCSRHRVHRLMRTEGLRAQVGYGRKPRFHGGMQCKAAANLLDRQFDVTEPDTAWASDFTFIRTHEGWMYLAVVIDLFSRQVVGWAMRDRADTELVVQAVLSAVWRRKPNAGCLVHSDQGSVYTSDDWRSFLASHGLVCSMSRRGNCHDNAPVESFFGLLKRERIRRLTYPTKDAARAEVFDYIEMFYNPNRRHGSTGDLSPVEFERRYAQRGS; this comes from the exons ATGAGCAGCAAGCGATATACGGATGAGTTCAAGATCGAGGCGGTCCGGCAAGTGACTGATCGTGGGTTCAAGGTGGCAGAAGTCGCCGAGCGGCTGGGTGTCACCACGCACAGCCTGTACGCCTGGCTGCGCACGTTCGGCAAGTCTGGCGTGGTGCATCGCGCCGAGGTGGACCAGAGCGCCGAGGTTCGGCGGCTGAAGGCAGAGTTGCGTCGAGTGACCGAGGAGCGCGACATCC CTAAAAAAGGCCGCCGCGTACTTTGCCAAGGGGTAAAGGCAAAGTACGCCTTCATGCAAGCCCACTGCGAGGAATTCAGGGTGTGTGCAATGTGCCGGGTATTGCGGGTCAACCGGTCGGGTTATTACGCCTGGTTGTGCTCGCCCAACAGTGAGCGCGCCAAGGAAGATGATCGCTTGCTTGGACTAATCAAGCACCACTGGCTGGCCAGCGGCAGTGTCTATGGGCATCGCAAGATCACCACGGATCTGCGCGATCTGGGTGAGCGTTGTAGTCGTCATCGGGTGCATCGGCTGATGCGCACCGAGGGACTGCGTGCCCAGGTGGGCTATGGTCGCAAACCGCGCTTCCATGGAGGAATGCAGTGCAAGGCGGCGGCCAACCTGCTTGACCGACAGTTCGACGTGACGGAGCCGGACACGGCCTGGGCGAGCGATTTCACCTTCATCCGCACGCATGAAGGCTGGATGTATTTGGCTGTTGTGATCGATCTGTTTTCCAGGCAGGTCGTCGGCTGGGCGATGCGCGATCGGGCCGACACCGAGTTGGTCGTGCAGGCGGTGTTGTCTGCGGTGTGGCGGCGCAAACCCAACGCTGGTTGCTTGGTTCATTCGGACCAAGGGTCTGTCTACACCAGCGATGACTGGCGCAGTTTCCTGGCGTCCCATGGCTTGGTGTGCAGCATGAGTCGGCGTGGCAACTGCCACGACAACGCACCCGTGGAGAGCTTCTTCGGCCTGCTCAAACGCGAGCGGATCAGGCGGCTGACCTATCCCACCAAGGACGCCGCTCGCGCCGAGGTATTCGACTACATCGAGATGTTCTACAACCCCAACCGCCGCCACGGTTCAACTGGCGACCTGTCACCTGTAGAGTTTGAACGGCGCTACGCGCAAC